One window from the genome of Chroococcidiopsis sp. TS-821 encodes:
- a CDS encoding penicillin-binding protein 2 translates to MPTSVPPGSSFDRKRRRVTTMDAPRQSTRQKTKKRLSQPLKRSSVPYFRLLLVWGVLLAGGLVLAGNLYHLQVVHSSALLKRAQQQQTTYVRPFVPRRQVVDRNNNVLAIDRQVYTLYVHPRLFKSVAEAEEVAQKVAEIISRPTIDVVTSFVNGYNNNRNRGIRVASALSEEIADKLKNLKANGLDLVQESSRLYPQETVAADVVGYVDRDHRGQAGVEYSQQQLLERSAEPVRLRKARHGELLSAYVPEGFVHRDETKLQLTIDTRLQRAARIALREQMQKFNAKRGGVIVMDAQDGSILSLVSEPSYNPNEYFNFEPQFFRNWLLADLYEPGSTFKPINIAIALEEQVIKPNDVFPDPEVIKVGGWSIRNAEKESNVALSITGILQHSSNVGMVQVMQRLKPDVFYSWLQKLGLGKAVGIDLPFEARGQLKNQAKFVTSPIEPATASFGQGFSLTPIQLVQLHAALANGGKLITPHVVRGLIDNQGQLQWQPKLPQPRAIFSPQTTQTVVKMLEAVVLEGSGKASQVPGYRIGGKTGTAQKANIGGRGYRRGAVITSFVGMMPIEAPRYVVLAIVDEPKGIAYGSTVAAPIVRSVMESLISIERIPPSQPIPAQESRQAEE, encoded by the coding sequence ATGCCTACTTCAGTTCCTCCTGGCTCTAGCTTTGACCGCAAGCGTCGTAGAGTCACAACTATGGACGCACCACGCCAATCAACTCGGCAAAAAACTAAGAAACGACTGAGTCAACCGTTAAAACGTTCTTCAGTACCGTATTTTCGGTTGCTTTTAGTGTGGGGTGTATTGCTGGCTGGTGGTTTAGTGCTAGCGGGGAACTTGTATCATCTCCAAGTTGTGCATTCTTCAGCTTTACTAAAAAGAGCGCAACAGCAACAGACGACCTATGTACGTCCTTTTGTGCCTCGCCGTCAAGTCGTTGACCGCAACAATAATGTGTTAGCAATTGATCGTCAGGTGTACACGCTGTACGTACATCCTAGGTTATTTAAGAGTGTCGCAGAAGCTGAAGAGGTTGCTCAGAAAGTAGCTGAAATTATCAGTCGTCCGACCATCGACGTTGTTACTTCATTCGTAAATGGGTACAACAATAATCGCAATCGAGGTATTCGAGTCGCGTCAGCTTTATCAGAAGAAATTGCAGATAAGCTCAAAAACCTCAAAGCAAACGGTTTAGACTTGGTTCAAGAGTCCTCGCGGTTGTATCCTCAAGAAACGGTTGCTGCTGACGTTGTTGGCTACGTCGATCGAGACCATCGCGGTCAAGCAGGGGTAGAGTATAGTCAACAACAGTTACTCGAACGCTCAGCAGAACCAGTCAGGTTGCGCAAAGCTCGTCATGGAGAATTATTGAGCGCTTACGTTCCTGAAGGCTTTGTCCACCGCGATGAAACAAAACTGCAACTCACGATCGATACCCGACTGCAACGCGCTGCGCGCATCGCCTTGCGCGAACAAATGCAAAAGTTCAACGCCAAGCGCGGTGGCGTAATTGTGATGGACGCACAGGATGGTTCTATTCTAAGTTTGGTTTCTGAGCCTTCTTACAATCCCAATGAGTATTTCAACTTTGAGCCTCAGTTTTTTAGAAACTGGTTACTGGCAGATCTTTACGAACCAGGCTCGACCTTTAAGCCGATAAATATCGCGATCGCACTCGAAGAGCAAGTTATTAAACCCAACGATGTCTTCCCCGACCCCGAAGTCATTAAAGTGGGTGGTTGGTCGATTCGCAACGCTGAGAAAGAGAGTAATGTTGCCCTATCAATTACCGGAATTTTGCAACACTCCAGCAATGTCGGCATGGTACAAGTGATGCAACGCCTCAAACCCGACGTGTTCTATAGCTGGCTGCAAAAGCTAGGCTTAGGAAAAGCTGTCGGTATCGACCTCCCCTTCGAAGCTCGAGGTCAACTGAAAAATCAAGCCAAGTTTGTTACTTCCCCGATTGAACCTGCAACCGCTTCGTTTGGTCAAGGATTTTCACTAACACCTATTCAGCTAGTGCAACTTCATGCCGCTTTAGCGAATGGCGGCAAACTCATCACGCCTCATGTTGTACGCGGGTTAATAGATAATCAAGGTCAATTGCAATGGCAGCCTAAGTTGCCACAGCCCAGAGCAATTTTTTCGCCACAAACAACGCAGACTGTCGTCAAAATGCTAGAAGCCGTCGTTCTTGAGGGTAGCGGCAAAGCCTCACAAGTGCCAGGGTACCGCATTGGTGGGAAAACAGGTACAGCACAAAAAGCAAACATCGGCGGACGTGGCTATCGGCGCGGTGCCGTGATTACAAGTTTTGTCGGCATGATGCCTATAGAAGCACCTCGTTACGTTGTTTTAGCTATCGTTGATGAACCCAAAGGAATTGCCTACGGCTCAACCGTCGCAGCACCTATTGTGCGATCCGTCATGGAATCGCTCATTTCAATTGAACGAATTCCCCCCAGTCAACCTATACCTGCGCAAGAGAGCAGACAAGCAGAGGAGTAG
- a CDS encoding thioredoxin domain-containing protein, with protein sequence MSNRLAQAQSLYLRKHAENPIDWWTWCDEALATAKAQNKPIFLSIGYSSCHWCTVMEGEAFSDPAIAEYMNAYFLPIKVDREERPDLDSIYMQALQMMVGQGGWPLNVFIAPDDLVPFYGGTYFPVEPRYGRPGFLQVLQAIRRYYDTEKQDLLARKAAILEAIQQSAVLPKTQQAGEDLLKKGIETNAGVITPHDYGTQFPMIPYADLALRGTRFNTSTWRYDIPQVCQQRGLDLALGGIYDHVAGGFHRYTVDPTWTVPHFEKMLYDNGQIVEYLANLWSRGVQEPAIERAIAFTVQWLKREMTAPEGYFYAAQDADSFTNPNAAEPEEGAFYVWSYRDLQQILSSDELSALEQQFTITPQGNFEGQNVLQRQHSGRLSDLVEQALSKLFAVRYGTTPESLDAFPPARNNQEAKTQNWSGRIPPVTDTKMIVAWNSLMISGLARAHAVFKKSEYLDIALAAARFILNRQRENGRFHRLNYEGQTSVIAQSEDYALFIKALLDLHQVMPQDANAQQFWLEQAIALQAEFDEYLWSSELGGYYNTASDASRDLIVRERGYADNATPAANGVAIANLVRLALLTEKLSYLDRAEQALQAFTSAMDSAPQACPSLFTALDWYRNCTLLRTTPTTLEIALTKYLPASVLNVATDLPASAVGLVCQGLTCLSPARTAAELFEQVEQSQVRSL encoded by the coding sequence ATGTCTAACCGCCTTGCCCAAGCTCAAAGCCTTTACTTGCGCAAACACGCAGAAAATCCAATTGATTGGTGGACTTGGTGTGATGAAGCCTTGGCAACAGCAAAAGCACAAAATAAACCGATATTTCTCTCGATTGGCTATTCGAGTTGCCACTGGTGTACGGTCATGGAAGGAGAAGCATTTTCAGACCCAGCGATCGCCGAATATATGAATGCTTACTTTCTCCCGATCAAGGTAGACCGCGAAGAACGCCCCGACCTCGATAGTATCTATATGCAAGCGTTGCAGATGATGGTAGGTCAAGGCGGCTGGCCTTTGAACGTTTTTATTGCGCCTGACGATCTCGTCCCATTTTACGGCGGGACTTATTTCCCGGTTGAACCACGCTACGGACGTCCAGGATTTTTACAAGTCTTACAAGCGATACGCCGCTACTACGACACCGAAAAGCAAGACTTACTCGCGCGTAAAGCCGCAATTTTAGAAGCAATTCAGCAAAGTGCGGTATTACCTAAAACGCAGCAGGCGGGCGAAGACCTACTCAAAAAGGGAATTGAAACCAACGCTGGTGTGATTACACCGCACGATTACGGTACGCAATTTCCCATGATTCCTTATGCTGACTTAGCGCTACGCGGCACTCGGTTTAACACCTCCACTTGGCGCTACGATATTCCGCAAGTGTGTCAGCAGCGAGGCTTAGATTTAGCATTAGGCGGTATTTACGATCATGTCGCGGGAGGATTTCATCGCTATACCGTTGACCCGACGTGGACTGTGCCGCATTTTGAAAAGATGCTTTACGACAACGGTCAAATCGTTGAGTATCTCGCGAATTTGTGGAGTCGTGGCGTCCAAGAACCAGCAATCGAACGCGCGATCGCTTTCACAGTTCAATGGCTCAAACGCGAAATGACAGCGCCTGAAGGTTACTTCTATGCTGCCCAAGATGCTGATAGTTTTACCAACCCCAACGCAGCTGAGCCAGAAGAAGGCGCTTTCTATGTCTGGAGTTACCGCGATTTGCAGCAAATTCTCTCATCAGATGAATTATCGGCACTCGAGCAACAATTTACCATTACCCCACAGGGCAATTTTGAAGGGCAAAATGTCTTGCAGCGGCAACACTCAGGTCGGTTAAGTGACCTTGTAGAACAAGCCTTGTCAAAGCTATTTGCTGTTCGCTACGGTACCACACCCGAATCGTTAGACGCCTTTCCACCTGCTAGAAATAACCAAGAAGCAAAAACACAAAATTGGTCAGGACGGATTCCCCCAGTTACCGACACCAAAATGATAGTAGCTTGGAATAGTTTGATGATTTCTGGGCTAGCACGGGCGCATGCTGTCTTCAAAAAATCCGAGTACTTAGACATTGCACTAGCAGCAGCACGTTTTATTTTGAATCGCCAGCGCGAAAATGGACGCTTTCATCGGCTCAACTATGAAGGTCAAACGAGTGTCATTGCGCAGTCAGAAGATTATGCTTTGTTTATCAAAGCGTTGTTAGATTTGCATCAAGTGATGCCACAAGACGCAAATGCGCAACAATTTTGGTTAGAACAAGCGATCGCCCTGCAAGCAGAATTTGATGAATACTTGTGGAGTAGCGAGTTAGGCGGATACTACAACACTGCAAGTGATGCCAGTCGCGATCTCATCGTCCGCGAACGAGGTTATGCAGATAACGCAACTCCCGCAGCCAATGGAGTCGCGATCGCCAATTTAGTACGGCTAGCCCTCCTTACCGAAAAGCTGAGTTATCTCGACCGAGCCGAACAAGCGTTACAAGCTTTTACTAGCGCCATGGATTCTGCGCCTCAAGCTTGCCCAAGTTTGTTTACCGCTTTAGACTGGTATCGTAACTGCACGCTATTGCGGACAACGCCAACGACGTTAGAAATTGCTCTCACCAAGTACTTACCCGCAAGTGTTCTCAATGTAGCAACTGATTTACCTGCATCAGCAGTCGGCTTAGTTTGTCAGGGCTTAACTTGTCTTTCCCCTGCCCGTACTGCAGCTGAGTTATTTGAGCAAGTCGAGCAAAGTCAAGTGCGGAGTTTATAG
- the clpP gene encoding ATP-dependent Clp endopeptidase proteolytic subunit ClpP has protein sequence MTSKSRMIPIVIEQSGRGERAFDIYSRLLRERIIFLGQQIDSNLANLIVAQLLFLDAEDSEKDIYLYINSPGGSVTAGMGIFDTMNHIRPDVCTICTGLAASMGAFLLSAGAKGKRMSLPNARIMIHQPLGGAQGQATDIEIQAREILYHKRRLNEYLAAHTGQPIERIEQDTERDFFMSPDEAKDYGLIDQVINRSAVGNRPVAVLS, from the coding sequence ATCACGAGCAAATCTAGAATGATTCCTATTGTTATTGAACAATCAGGTCGCGGCGAACGTGCTTTCGATATTTACTCTCGATTGTTGCGCGAGCGGATTATTTTTTTAGGACAGCAAATCGATTCCAACTTGGCAAACTTAATCGTTGCCCAACTTTTATTTCTCGATGCTGAGGACTCTGAAAAAGATATCTACCTGTACATCAACTCTCCTGGAGGTTCGGTGACAGCAGGAATGGGAATTTTTGATACAATGAACCACATTCGCCCTGATGTTTGTACGATTTGTACAGGACTCGCGGCGAGTATGGGCGCGTTCCTGCTGAGTGCTGGAGCTAAAGGTAAGCGAATGAGTTTGCCAAATGCTCGGATTATGATTCACCAGCCATTAGGAGGCGCGCAAGGACAAGCAACAGATATCGAAATTCAAGCTAGAGAAATTTTGTATCACAAGCGGCGTCTCAACGAGTATTTAGCTGCCCATACCGGACAACCAATCGAACGAATCGAGCAGGATACAGAACGCGACTTTTTTATGTCTCCAGACGAAGCTAAAGACTACGGATTAATCGATCAAGTCATTAACCGTAGCGCTGTTGGAAATCGCCCTGTAGCAGTTTTAAGCTAG
- a CDS encoding ribonuclease R family protein, with amino-acid sequence MEFSIATLLANFHDDKLVAAKVLEKKLDCLEETCLTKLHIALEVLEKIGILAKERGKYRRIPEEGVIEAKLRCSSKGFCFAIQDEEGAEDIYIRESHLSTAWNGDRVLVRLTKEGSRRRSPEGEVRLILERANHSLLARLKQTEKGFRAVPLDDRLLFEIDLVPSELNLAEAIEHLIHVEILRYPLGQSPPLGRVVQVLGGSAEAAADIDLVCCKHDLPRGFSESVLAAAANLPSQIVKTEIKQRLDLRSLLTIVIETQERADAGCIENALTLEKTSEGRWRLGIHTTDVAHYILPESPLDKEALKRGSSVYLRDTVLPLFPEAVQQRCSLVAGSDRLAISVLLTLDSNTGQIVEYEIQPTVIAVDQQLSEQQVQAIINAQQTALNGQQETSQTADELPTNIVELIHQLLAISQAAQTQRHQRGSFELKLPQDDYPHYDEGMLGVVKAENSPVKSLLTELLLLGNQAIAQHLQILEVPAIYRSQPAPDAEDVQETIKLASNLGVELQLEQEDTISPADFQAFTEQFAQVPSEQVLTYLLQATLKQSVYSVTPQPHFGLALPVYARGNSPLWRYADLLLQRVLHLLFEQGRDRRTTRAKERVNLRHSSAHGNITWNVLPPDIQQELETELARLVVQLNEREKEVQEAEADLAGLQKAQLMKQRTGEVFQGLITGVQSYGFFVEITVPDASGKQLRVEGLVHVSSLKDDWYEYRARQQALFGRKSRTAYRLGDRVAVQVKNVDYYRQQIDLVTVNGDVNGDVEGDLLPDESLLEDNDDEFNSDTEDLNSDSDFYLDDEE; translated from the coding sequence ATGGAATTTTCAATCGCTACACTACTTGCGAATTTTCATGATGATAAATTAGTCGCAGCCAAGGTACTAGAGAAAAAATTAGATTGTCTCGAAGAAACGTGTCTAACAAAGTTACATATTGCCTTGGAAGTCCTCGAAAAAATTGGCATCTTAGCTAAAGAACGCGGCAAGTATCGCCGGATACCCGAAGAAGGCGTTATCGAAGCGAAACTCCGCTGTTCGAGCAAAGGATTTTGCTTTGCGATTCAAGACGAAGAAGGTGCAGAAGATATTTACATCCGCGAAAGTCATCTGAGTACAGCGTGGAATGGCGATCGCGTTTTAGTACGACTCACAAAAGAAGGTAGCCGCCGTCGCAGCCCTGAAGGGGAAGTACGCTTAATTCTAGAACGGGCAAATCACAGCTTACTCGCGCGGCTAAAGCAAACTGAAAAAGGCTTTCGCGCAGTGCCTTTAGATGACCGATTATTATTTGAAATTGACTTAGTACCTAGCGAACTCAACTTGGCAGAAGCAATCGAACACTTGATTCATGTCGAAATTTTACGCTATCCGTTAGGACAGTCACCGCCACTCGGTAGGGTAGTACAAGTTCTCGGCGGTAGTGCAGAAGCAGCTGCGGATATTGACTTGGTTTGCTGTAAGCACGATTTACCACGCGGGTTTAGCGAAAGCGTACTCGCTGCAGCTGCGAACTTGCCAAGTCAGATCGTCAAGACAGAGATTAAACAGAGGCTCGATCTGCGATCGCTACTTACAATTGTCATCGAAACTCAAGAGCGCGCTGATGCCGGGTGTATCGAAAATGCGCTGACATTAGAAAAAACTTCTGAAGGTAGGTGGCGCCTAGGGATTCATACAACCGATGTCGCGCATTACATCCTGCCAGAGTCCCCGTTAGATAAAGAAGCCCTCAAGCGGGGTAGCAGCGTTTACTTGCGCGATACCGTACTACCACTGTTTCCCGAAGCTGTCCAACAACGGTGTTCGCTCGTAGCAGGTAGCGATCGCTTAGCGATATCTGTACTGCTCACTCTCGACTCGAATACAGGACAAATCGTCGAGTACGAGATTCAACCTACGGTGATTGCGGTCGACCAACAGCTCAGCGAACAACAAGTACAAGCAATTATCAACGCACAGCAAACAGCATTGAACGGTCAACAAGAAACTAGCCAGACGGCAGATGAGTTACCAACGAATATTGTGGAATTGATCCACCAGCTATTGGCAATTAGTCAAGCAGCCCAAACTCAAAGACACCAGCGCGGTAGCTTTGAACTCAAACTACCTCAAGACGATTATCCGCACTACGATGAGGGAATGCTCGGAGTTGTCAAAGCCGAAAATTCACCAGTCAAATCGTTGTTAACCGAGCTACTGCTGTTAGGAAATCAAGCGATCGCGCAACACCTACAAATCCTAGAAGTTCCCGCAATTTATCGCAGTCAACCAGCTCCGGATGCAGAAGACGTGCAGGAGACGATCAAGTTAGCAAGCAACTTAGGCGTAGAATTGCAACTTGAACAAGAAGATACAATTTCACCGGCGGACTTTCAAGCGTTTACCGAGCAGTTTGCGCAAGTCCCATCAGAGCAAGTCCTCACGTATCTTTTGCAAGCTACGCTCAAGCAAAGTGTTTACAGTGTTACACCCCAACCGCATTTTGGTTTAGCACTTCCTGTTTACGCGCGGGGCAATTCTCCTTTATGGCGGTATGCTGATTTACTGCTACAGCGCGTGTTACATTTATTGTTCGAGCAAGGACGCGATCGCCGCACGACTCGCGCGAAAGAACGGGTAAACCTGCGCCATAGTTCAGCGCACGGTAATATTACTTGGAATGTCTTACCGCCAGACATTCAGCAAGAGTTAGAAACCGAACTCGCTCGACTTGTCGTGCAGCTCAACGAGCGCGAAAAAGAAGTGCAAGAAGCCGAAGCCGATCTCGCCGGGCTACAAAAAGCACAGTTAATGAAACAGCGTACGGGAGAAGTTTTTCAAGGGCTGATCACCGGGGTGCAATCCTACGGCTTTTTTGTCGAAATTACCGTTCCAGATGCTAGCGGTAAACAACTGCGCGTCGAAGGTTTAGTTCACGTAAGTTCGCTCAAAGATGACTGGTATGAGTATCGCGCACGGCAACAAGCGCTGTTTGGTCGCAAAAGCCGTACTGCTTATCGCTTAGGCGATCGCGTCGCTGTACAAGTGAAAAATGTCGATTACTACCGTCAACAGATTGATTTAGTCACAGTCAATGGTGATGTCAATGGTGATGTTGAAGGCGATTTGCTTCCAGATGAGAGTTTACTAGAAGATAACGACGACGAGTTTAATTCTGATACGGAGGATCTCAATTCCGATTCAGATTTTTACCTTGATGATGAGGAGTAA
- a CDS encoding flavin prenyltransferase UbiX: MRSNPNNLVSNHSPLILGVSGASGLIYAVRALKFLLAAEYTVELVASKSTYMVWQAEQNIRMPVETLQQEQFWRQQAGVETQGKLHCHHWGNVGASIASGSFRTLGMVVIPCSMSTVAKLAAGLSSDLLERASDVQLKEGRKLVLVPRETPFSLIHLRNLTALAEAGARIVPAIPAWYHKPQTIEDLVDFVVARALDQLNIDCIPIQRWQGRD, encoded by the coding sequence ATGAGGAGTAACCCCAATAATCTTGTGTCTAACCACTCACCCCTGATCTTAGGAGTTTCTGGAGCGTCTGGATTAATTTATGCCGTTCGCGCGCTCAAGTTTCTCTTGGCAGCTGAATACACCGTCGAACTTGTGGCTTCTAAATCAACATACATGGTTTGGCAAGCCGAGCAAAATATCCGAATGCCTGTGGAAACTTTACAGCAAGAGCAATTCTGGCGACAGCAAGCTGGTGTAGAAACGCAAGGAAAACTCCACTGTCACCATTGGGGCAATGTGGGAGCTAGTATTGCCAGCGGCTCGTTTCGTACTCTCGGTATGGTAGTGATCCCTTGTAGTATGAGTACTGTCGCCAAACTTGCAGCGGGTCTAAGTTCAGACTTGCTAGAACGAGCCTCTGACGTGCAATTAAAAGAAGGACGCAAGTTAGTCCTTGTGCCGCGTGAAACGCCTTTCAGTTTGATTCACTTACGAAACTTAACAGCACTTGCTGAGGCTGGTGCCAGAATTGTGCCAGCGATTCCAGCTTGGTATCATAAACCACAGACAATTGAAGATTTAGTCGATTTTGTCGTCGCGCGTGCGTTGGATCAACTCAACATTGATTGTATTCCGATTCAACGATGGCAAGGACGTGATTGA
- a CDS encoding LapA family protein, with protein sequence MPVLRLLLLLVVLGGLSLLLLQNWSPVLPLVFLGGRSLALPLAVWILLSIAAGALSALLIAGLFKMSNYFAQSQVKRRSIGDRTPPRPNQRTVKQEYTTAASATYSSAAASTTSDPIDDWSSDNTKDEDWDFEENPTPPGNFRPESTINDSKTYEFSPDSSKTNPSSSVYSYSSSEPRNTSVGKTESIYDADYRVITPPYGSRNTTDEDDEDWGFEDDEFDDEDDSNSPLR encoded by the coding sequence ATGCCTGTTTTGCGACTACTTCTGTTGCTGGTGGTGCTGGGAGGACTAAGTTTGTTACTGTTGCAAAACTGGTCCCCCGTCCTACCACTTGTCTTTTTGGGCGGGCGATCGCTAGCGCTACCATTAGCTGTTTGGATTTTGCTCAGCATTGCTGCTGGGGCGCTTTCCGCGTTACTTATCGCGGGATTATTCAAAATGTCAAACTATTTTGCCCAAAGTCAAGTTAAACGCCGCAGCATTGGCGATCGCACTCCACCACGTCCAAATCAACGCACTGTCAAGCAAGAATATACAACAGCAGCAAGTGCTACTTATTCATCAGCAGCGGCATCGACAACAAGCGATCCAATTGATGATTGGAGTAGCGATAATACCAAAGATGAAGATTGGGACTTTGAAGAAAACCCAACACCGCCAGGGAACTTTCGTCCAGAATCAACAATCAATGACTCTAAAACCTACGAATTCAGTCCTGATTCTTCTAAAACTAATCCATCAAGTTCTGTATACTCCTACAGTTCTAGCGAACCACGCAATACCAGTGTTGGTAAAACTGAGTCAATTTACGACGCTGACTATCGCGTTATTACACCACCTTATGGCAGTCGTAATACAACTGATGAGGATGACGAAGATTGGGGATTTGAGGATGACGAGTTCGATGACGAAGATGACAGTAATTCGCCTCTACGATAA
- a CDS encoding shikimate kinase — MNKSNRQSSVLKGVNLYLIGMMGTGKTTVGRALANKLGYRFVDTDEIITQVTQQSISQVFATSGEAAFRQIETQVLAKVCAYTHLAIATGGGIVLQRENWSYLHHGLIVWLDAPTELLYTRLSADETRPLLQGTGDLRSQLETILQQRQPLYSQADLRVIVTSEETPEQLATRILQEIPQVLKPPRTMPQP; from the coding sequence GTGAACAAATCAAATAGGCAAAGCAGTGTATTGAAGGGCGTCAACTTATACTTGATTGGCATGATGGGTACGGGTAAAACAACCGTAGGACGTGCCTTAGCAAATAAGCTTGGCTATAGATTTGTTGATACGGATGAAATTATTACCCAAGTCACGCAGCAATCGATTAGTCAAGTGTTTGCAACGAGTGGAGAAGCAGCATTTAGGCAAATAGAAACTCAAGTGTTAGCCAAAGTTTGTGCATATACGCATTTAGCGATCGCGACAGGTGGTGGTATTGTTCTGCAACGCGAAAATTGGAGTTATTTGCACCACGGTTTAATTGTCTGGCTGGATGCGCCAACAGAATTACTCTACACCCGCTTAAGTGCTGATGAAACTCGACCTTTACTTCAAGGTACAGGTGACTTGCGATCGCAGTTAGAAACTATCTTGCAACAGCGACAGCCGCTTTATTCACAAGCCGATCTCCGAGTTATCGTGACTTCTGAAGAAACACCAGAACAACTTGCTACAAGGATACTACAAGAGATTCCGCAAGTTTTGAAACCGCCCCGCACAATGCCACAACCATAA
- the argB gene encoding acetylglutamate kinase, with amino-acid sequence MFNDSEYIGETEATRVRVLSEALPYIQQFAGRTVVVKYGGAAMKDSSLKNKVIRDIVFLSYVGLRPVVVHGGGPEINSWLDKLGIEPQFRNGLRVTDAATMDVVEMVLVGRVNKEIVSLINRAGGSAVGLCGKDGNLIKARPQGQEGIGFVGEVTNMDVNILEALVKNGYIPVVSSVAADETGQAYNINADTVAGELAAALGAEKLILLTDTPGILKDYKDPSSLLHKLDIQQARQLIAQGVVSGGMIPKVNCCVRSLAQGVHAAHIIDGRIPHALLLEIFTDSGIGSMIVASEFMG; translated from the coding sequence ATGTTTAACGATAGCGAATACATTGGAGAAACCGAAGCTACCCGCGTCCGAGTGCTGAGCGAAGCACTACCTTATATTCAACAGTTTGCCGGAAGAACTGTTGTCGTTAAATACGGTGGTGCAGCAATGAAAGATAGTTCACTTAAAAATAAAGTTATTCGCGATATTGTATTTTTATCTTATGTAGGACTAAGACCCGTTGTTGTTCACGGTGGTGGACCAGAAATTAATAGCTGGCTAGATAAGTTAGGAATTGAGCCGCAATTTAGAAATGGCTTGCGCGTCACCGATGCAGCGACAATGGATGTCGTGGAAATGGTGTTGGTTGGTCGCGTCAATAAAGAAATTGTTTCCCTAATCAACCGTGCTGGTGGTTCGGCGGTGGGATTGTGCGGTAAAGACGGTAATTTGATTAAAGCACGTCCCCAAGGTCAAGAAGGAATTGGCTTTGTCGGAGAAGTCACTAACATGGACGTGAATATTTTGGAGGCGTTAGTTAAAAATGGCTACATTCCCGTTGTGTCAAGCGTTGCAGCCGATGAAACAGGTCAAGCTTACAATATTAATGCTGATACTGTTGCAGGCGAGCTTGCTGCTGCATTAGGTGCAGAAAAGTTAATTTTGCTGACCGATACACCAGGAATTTTGAAAGATTACAAAGATCCTTCGAGCCTACTGCACAAGTTAGATATTCAACAAGCGCGACAACTTATTGCGCAAGGTGTTGTTAGCGGTGGGATGATTCCAAAAGTGAATTGTTGCGTGCGATCGCTTGCGCAAGGCGTCCATGCTGCGCATATCATTGATGGTCGAATTCCCCACGCTTTGCTACTAGAAATCTTTACCGACAGTGGTATTGGTTCAATGATTGTCGCGTCAGAGTTTATGGGGTAA